The Streptomyces sp. NBC_00576 genome contains the following window.
GCAAAAACTCCGCGATCCGTTCAGCCGTCCACCCGCCGGAGGCATACGCCGCCCGCAACTCCCTCGGCTGCGCCCACACCGCGATCTTCGGCCCGGCAACCGTGTACACCTGCCCGGTGATCTGCTGCTCCTTCGCCCGGTCGGACAGCAGATACACGACCAGGGCCGCCACATCCTCCGGCTCCCCGATCTCCGCCAACTCCATGGGTACGTTCGCCGACATCCGCGTACGAGCGACCGGCGCCACCGCGTTGGCGGTCACCCCGTACTTGTGGAGCCCGAGCGCGGCGCTCCGTACGAGCGAGATGATCCCGCCCTTCGCCGCGCTGTAGTTGGCCTGCGACACCGACCCCTGGTGATTCCCGCTGGTGAAACCGATCAGCGTCCCGGCCCGCTGCTGCCGCATGACCGCCGAAGCCGCCCGGAACACCGTGAACGTGCCTTTCAGATGAGTGGCGACGACGGGATCCCACTCCTCCTCGGACATGTTGAACAGCATCCGCTCACGCAGGATCCCGGCGACGCACACGACACCGTCCAGGCGCCCGTACGACGCCAACGCCACGTCCACGACCCGCTGACCGCCGGCCATCGTGGAAACGTCGTCGGCCACCGCG
Protein-coding sequences here:
- a CDS encoding SDR family NAD(P)-dependent oxidoreductase, whose translation is MGNFLAGKVIAVTGAGRGIGRAVALGAAAEGARVVVNDYGVSIDGASPTSEIAEGIVKEIEAAGGDAVAVADDVSTMAGGQRVVDVALASYGRLDGVVCVAGILRERMLFNMSEEEWDPVVATHLKGTFTVFRAASAVMRQQRAGTLIGFTSGNHQGSVSQANYSAAKGGIISLVRSAALGLHKYGVTANAVAPVARTRMSANVPMELAEIGEPEDVAALVVYLLSDRAKEQQITGQVYTVAGPKIAVWAQPRELRAAYASGGWTAERIAEFLPGSVGVDPMPMLVRLEEMERAAQEGGRPNA